One Sciurus carolinensis chromosome 10, mSciCar1.2, whole genome shotgun sequence genomic window carries:
- the Hpgds gene encoding hematopoietic prostaglandin D synthase isoform X1 codes for MPNYKLTYFNMRGRAEIIRYIFAYLDIKYEDHRIEQADWPEIKSTLPFGKIPILEVDGFILHQSLAIARYLTKNTDLAGKTEMEQCQVDAVADTLDDFMSHFPWAEKNQDVKDQMFNKLLTYDAPHLLQDLDTYLGDKEWLIGNSVTWADFYWDICSTTLLVFKPDLLDTHPRLLTLRKKVQEIPAIADWIQRRPQTKL; via the exons ATGCCAAACTACAAACTGACTTATTTTAATATGAGGGGGAGAGCAGAAATTATCCGTTACATATTTGCTTATTTGGATATAAAGTATGAAGATCACAGAATAGAACAAGCTGACTGGcctgaaataaaatcaa ctctTCCCTTTGGCAAAATTCCCATTTTGGAAGTCGATGGTTTTATCCTTCACCAGAGCCTGGCAATAGCAAGATACTTGACCAAAAACACAG ATTTGGCTGGAAAAACAGAGATGGAACAATGTCAAGTTGATGCTGTTGCAGACACATTGGATGATTTCATGTCACATTTTCCTTGGGCAGAGAAAAACCAAGATGTAAAA GATCAGATGTTTAATAAGCTGCTCACATATGATGCACCTCATCTTCTACAAGATTTGGACACATACCTAGGGGACAAAGAGTGGCTTATTGGTAACTCT GTAACTTGGGCAGATTTCTACTGGGATATTTGCAGTACCACACTTTTGGTCTTCAAACCTGACCTGTTGGACACTCATCCCAGGCTACTGACATTACGGAAGAAAGTCCAAGAAATTCCTGCCATTGCAGACTGGATACAAAGGAGGCCCCAAACCAAACTCTAG
- the Hpgds gene encoding hematopoietic prostaglandin D synthase isoform X2 — MPNYKLTYFNMRGRAEIIRYIFAYLDIKYEDHRIEQADWPEIKSTLPFGKIPILEVDGFILHQSLAIARYLTKNTDLAGKTEMEQCQVDAVADTLDDFMSHFPWAEKNQDVKDQMFNKLLTYDAPHLLQDLDTYLGDKEWLIGNSVPPPPKSAIRLATKPPT; from the exons ATGCCAAACTACAAACTGACTTATTTTAATATGAGGGGGAGAGCAGAAATTATCCGTTACATATTTGCTTATTTGGATATAAAGTATGAAGATCACAGAATAGAACAAGCTGACTGGcctgaaataaaatcaa ctctTCCCTTTGGCAAAATTCCCATTTTGGAAGTCGATGGTTTTATCCTTCACCAGAGCCTGGCAATAGCAAGATACTTGACCAAAAACACAG ATTTGGCTGGAAAAACAGAGATGGAACAATGTCAAGTTGATGCTGTTGCAGACACATTGGATGATTTCATGTCACATTTTCCTTGGGCAGAGAAAAACCAAGATGTAAAA GATCAGATGTTTAATAAGCTGCTCACATATGATGCACCTCATCTTCTACAAGATTTGGACACATACCTAGGGGACAAAGAGTGGCTTATTGGTAACTCT gttccaccacctcccaagagtgCCATTAGGCTGGCAACCAAGCCCCCAACATAG